The DNA window TGTCAGATTTGAGCTGTTCTTCGCGCTGGGTCCGAATTTCGCCTTTGGCAAAGCGGTAGTACTGCACCAAGGGAATCGAGCTTGGGCAAACGTATGAACAGGCACCGCATTCGATACAATCGAACAGGTTAAGGTGCTCGGCTTTCTCGAACTCTTCGGCCTTCGAGTACCAGAACAACTGTTGAGGTAACAATTCCATCGGGCATGCTTCTGCACATTCGCCACAGCGAATACAGGGCTGCTCGGGGGGCGGAGCCTGCAACTCTTGTGCTGTAGCCGCGATCACACAGTTGGATGTTTTTACGATCGGAACCGAGTCGGTGGTGAGTGTGTAACCCATCATAGGACCACCTTGCACTAACCGGTTAAGTAAATTCGTTTGCAGGCCGGCTTCGGATAGCAGCGCTCTGACCGGTGTGCCAAGCAGGGTGTCGAAGTTGCCGGCTTCCTGAACTGCGTCACCGGTGATGGTCACGATTCGTGAGATCAGCGGTTTGCCTTCAAGGATCGCGCGGGAAACTGCGACTGCTGTGCCCACGTTTTGGCACATCACGCCAATGTCTGCAGGAATGCCACCGCTGGGCACTTCCAGGCCGGTCAGAATCTGAACTAGCTGTTTCTCACCGCCAGAAGGGTACTTGGTCGGGATCACCGAAACTTCGATTTGGGTGCCTTGAATCGCTTCGCGCAGGGCGGCAATCGCTTCCGGCTTGTTGTCTTCGATACCAATAACGCAGCGGGATGGCCGGAGAATCCAAGCCATGACTTGCATGCCGGATACCACTTCGGCAGCGCGCTCACGCATGGTCATGTCGTCAGCGGTAATGTACGGCTCGCATTCCGCACCATTGAGAATCAGCGTTTCGACTTTACGATCACGGGGTGGTCTTAATTTGATGGTGGTCGGGAAGCCCGCGCCACCCATGCCAGATATTCCCGCGTCGCGGATCAGTTGCAGCACCTCGTCGCGATCGTGTTTCTGATAGTTTTCGACGGGATACAGGTCTGCCCATTCATCTTTGCCGTCTGGCTGCAGGATCACGCACAGATCCGACATGCCTGATGGGTGAGGAACGGGCCGCAGTTCAATAGCTTGGATGATGCCAGATGTTGGTGCGTGAACTGGCACGCCCATGCCAGCCGTTACATCGCCAATTTTCTGTCCCTTAAGAACCCGGTCGCCCTCGCTGACCATCGCCTCGGCCTGCACGCCAATATGCTGCTGTAAAGGCAAGATCAAACGTTCAGGAATGCCCGCCGTCCGGATCGGGCGGCGGGTCGATTGAATTTTGTTTTCAGGCGGATGAATGCCGCCTGAAAAATCCCACAACTGGCTCATCAGACAGTGGCTCCCTGGCGGTCAGTGGCGATGATGCTTGGTGCTGGCGGTGTCCAGGTACGTATATCTGCTTCAACGGTGATCATGTCGATGCAGTCTACCGGGCAGGGCTCAACGCACAGGTCGCAACCTGTACATTCGCTTTCGATCACGGTGTGCATGTGTTTGGCTGCGCCGAGAATGGCATCGACCGGGCACGCCTGAATACATTTGGTGCAACCAATGCATTCGTCTTCCCGGATCACGGCAACGCGAACGGCTTGTTCGGCTCCGTGTTCGGCATCCAGAGGCTGAGGCTCCACATCGAGCAGGTCTGCCAGTGCTTTGATGGTACTTTCACCGCCCGGGGGGCATTTGTTGATGGCCGCGCCGTCAGCGATCGCATCGGCATAGGGGCGGCAACCCGGATAGCCACACTGGCCGCATTGAGTTTGGGGCAGAAGAGAGTCGATCTGATCGACGAGAGGATTGCCTTCAACTTTAAAACGCTCAGAGGCAAAACCGAGCAGTCCGCCAAACACCAGCGCCAGAGTAAGCAGTACGGCAACAGCAATCAGGAAGCTAATCCACATAATGCGTGCTCCTTAAACCGCAACCAGGCCAGTAAAGCCCAGAAATGCCAGTGCCATGAGGCCTGCGGTGATCAGACCGATGGACGCTCCGCGAAACACGACGGGGACATCGGATACAGCAATACGTTCACGCATCGCTGCAAACAGTACCAATACCATAGAAAAGCCAGCCGCCGCACCAAAGCCGTAAAGAACAGACTCGATAAAGTTGTTGTTCTTGTTGATGTTCAGCAAGGCAACACCCAGTACCGCGCAATTAGTGGTGATCAATGGTAAGAAAATACCGAGAACCCGGTACAGCAAAGGGCTGGTTTTGCGCACAACCATCTCGGTGAACTGAACCACGACGGCAATCACCAGAATGAAGGTTATGGTGCGCAAAAACGCCAGATCCAGTGGCTCCAACAAGTAGGTGTAGGCCAGATAACTGCAAACAGACGCCAATGTCAGCACAAAGGTAGTTGCCAGCGACATGCCCATGGCGGTTTCCAATTTTCCGGAAACCCCCATGAAAGGGCATAGCCCGAGGAACTGAACCAGCACGAAGTTGTTTACCAAGATCGTACTGACCAAAATAAGCAAATACTCTGTCATCGGGAGCGTCTCTGCCTGTTGCTGCTTACATCACCCGCATGCCCGGCGTCGCGCCGGAATCGGGGGACAGAATAAAAATGTCTTTACCGCCGGGCCCTGCGGCCAGAACCATGCCTTCAGACATGCCAAACTTCATCTTTCGTGGCTTCAGGTTTGCAACCATCACCGTTAGGCGGCCTTCGAGTTCTTCCGGTTTGTAGGCAGACTTAATACCCGCAAACACGTTGCGTTCGCCATGTCCCACGTCAAGAGTCAGTCGGAGAAGCTTGTCGGCACCTTCCACATGCTCGGCCTTGACGATTTTCACCACTCGCAGATCGACCTTCGCGAAATCGCCGAATTCGATTTCATCCGCGATGGGTTCCAGATCAGACGCGGGCGCCTGCTGCTGGCCGGTGGCGGCGGGCATTTCTTCCTTGGAGGCGTCCAGCATTTTCTCAACATGGGCCATATCGACACGGCTCATCAGAGGTTTGAACTTGTCGATGCCGTGATTTTCCAGCAGATTCGCCCGCTCATTCCAGGTCAGGCGATCATTCAAGAACGATGCGGAAGCCTTGGCTGTTTCTGGCAATGCCGGTGTTAGATAGGTCATCAGCAGACGGAACATGTTGATCGCATTGGTACAGATCGCCTGCAGTTTATCGTCCTGACCTTCTTGTTTTGCAATGATCCAAGGCTGTTCGTCGTTCACGTACTGGTTGGCAATGTCGGCCAACTCCATGATCCGACGCATCGCACGGCCAAATTCGCGGGTTTCGTAAAACTCGGCAATTTGCTCGCCAGCGTCGATGAATTCTTGCAGTTTTTCTTTCTCAGTCACTTGGCCGAGCTGACCATCGAAGTGTTTGGTGATGAAACCGGCGCTGCGGCTGGCGATATTCACCACCTTGCCAACGAGGTCAGAATTCACACGCGCTGCGAAGTCTTCAAGGTTCAAGTCCATATCATCAACGCCACCGGTAAGCTTGGCGGCGAAGTAATAGCGCAAATATTCTGGGTTTAAATGATCCAAATAGGTGCGAGCCATGATGAAGGTGCCACGAGACTTCGACATCTTTTTACCGTTAACGGTGACAAAGCCGTGCGCCCAAACCGCGGTTGGCGTGCGGAAACCGGCATCGTGCAGCATCGATGGCCAGAATAAAGCGTGGAAGTTGATGATGTCTTTACCAATGAAGTGATACACCTCGGCCGTGGAATCTTTCTTCCAGAAGTGTTCGAAATCGATACCTTCACGGTTACACAGGTTTTTGAAACTGGCGAGGTAGCCAATTGGCGCGTCCAGCCAGACATAGAAAAACTTGCCCGGTGCGTCCGGAATTTCAAAACCGAAGTAGGGCGCATCACGGCTGATGTCCCATTCCTGAAGCCCTGCATCCAGCCATTCGGCCAGCTTGTTGGCCACTTGTGGCTGCAGAGCGCCACTGCGAGTCCACTTGCTCAGAAAATTGTGGAACTCCGGCAATTTGAAGAAGTAATGCTCAGACTCTTTCTCAACCGGCGTGGCGCCAGAAACGGCCGAGCGAGGATTGATCAGCTCTGCGGGGGTGTAAGTAGCGCCACAGGCTTCACAGTTATCGCCGTATTGATCGTCTGTCTTGCATTTCGGGCAGGTACCCTTAATAAAACGGTCTGCCAGAAACATCTCTTTCTCGGGATCAAAAAACTGCTTGATCTTGCGAGTCGCGATGTTGCCGTTGGCTTGAATCTGACGGTAGATGTATTCGGAGAAATATTGGTTTTCTTCCGAATGGGTTGAGTAATAATTGTCGAACTGGATGTGGAAACCAGAAAAATCTTCCTGATGCTCCTGACGAATCCGGTCAATTAACTGCTCAGGCGTAATACCTTCACGCTCGGCACGCAGCATGATCGCGGTACCGTGGGCATCGTCGGCGCAAACGTAATAGCAGTTGTGGCCACGCATTTTCTGGTAGCGCACCCAGATATCAGTCTGAATGTATTCCAGCAGGTGCCCAAGATGGATGGGCCCGTTGGCGTAGGGCAGAGCGCTGGTAACCAGAATGTCGCGCTGTTGATTGCTCGCTTGCGTCATGGTGATGTCCGAACCTTATGTTGATACGGGATGGAAAGCCAAACAGGGTTTTGAAGACAATCAGAATTGATTGTTCCAGACGAAGACCCCATATGGTCAGAAACGGCCACAGATGATACCTTCCAAGCCATCAATTTTCACCTGCATTCAGGGTGATAAGCATATTCCGGAGACCCCGATGACCCAGATCACCCAAAAGGCACTCGAAGACGCCGTACGCGAATACCGTGACCCGTACTTGAACAAAGACCTGTATGAACTGGGCGCGGTGAAAAATCTGACGGCAGACGAGCAGGGAAATGTCACCTTGATGCTCGAACTGCCATACCCCTCAAAGGGAATTGCTGGCGGCTTGAAACAAATCGTCGCCAATGCCATTGAGTTCGTTGACGGCGTAGAAAGCGCCGAAGTGCACGTGGCACAAAAAATCCACGCCTGCAAAATCAACAAAGAAATTGCCACTGTCCCTGGCGTGAAAAACATCATCGCCGTCGCCTCCGGCAAAGGCGGGGTCGGAAAATCTACCACCGCCGTCAACCTGGCATTGGCGCTACAGGCTGAAGGTGCCCGGGTAGGCATCCTCGATGCCGACATCTACGGCCCCAGCATCGGCATGATGCTTGGCGTACCGGAAGGCAAGCGCCCCGACGTGCGCGAAAACAAATACTTCGTACCCATGCAGGCCCATGGCTTACAAGCCAACTCCATGGCCTTCGTCACCACCGACAAGACCCCCATGGCCTGGCGTGGCCCCATGGTCAGCGGTGCCGTCATGCAACTGCTGCAACAAACCTTATGGGATGAGCTCGACTATCTCGTAGTTGATATGCCCCCGGGCACCGGCGACATCCAGCTGACCCTCGGCCAAAAAGTCCCGGTCACCGGCACCGTCATCGTCACCACCCCGCAAGACATCGCCTTGCTGGACGGTAAAAAAGGCATCGAAATGTTCCGCAAAGTGGACATCCCGGTGATCGGTGTTATCGAAAACATGAGTGTCCACATCTGCAGCAACTGCGGCCACGAAGAACACCTGTTCGGCTGCGAAGGCGGCGCACGCATCGCGGAAGAATACGACACCACCTTGCTGGGCCAGCTGCCCCTGCACATGACCATCCGCGAACAAACCGACAGCGGTTCGCCAACCGGCGTTGCCGAGCCGGATTCTGAAGTGGCACGCCGCTACCGCGATATTGCTCGGAGGGTAGGTGCGGAGCTGTCCACTAGGGAGCGGAATCTAGGCGGAACGATTTCCAGTGTTTCGGTAGTTGAGCCATAAAAACCAGAGGCTTATTGGAACAGCTTTCACCAAAGTTTGAACGCGGAATCGGGCACGCCTTCCAAAAATGTCGTAGGCCATGGATGGCCGAAGAGAAGCGCACATGGATGTGCTAGTAGCGGTTTTTGGAAGGCGTGCCCGATGCCGCAGTCGCCTGAGTTAGATCTTTTGACAAGGCCGCTCTCGCAGCTGAGATCACCAAATCCAAAAGCGTGACTGATAAAAGCCCAAGCCTTCGACACAACCCCAAGGACAAGGTAAACTACGCCCCAATTTTTCCCAGCTGGAAACGAGAATTCCCCATGAGCATAAAGTCCGATAAGTGGATCCGCCGGATGTCCGAAGAGCACGGCATGATCGAACCCTTCGAAGCCGGGCAAGTTCGTGAAAACGAAAAAGGCCGCGTCATTTCCTACGGCACCTCAAGCTACGGGTACGACGTACGTTGCAGCAACGAATTCAAAATCTTCACCAACGTACACAGCGCCACCGTAGACCCGAAGAATTTCGACGAAAACAGCTTCGTCAACGTCACCAGCGACGTCTGCATCATACCGCCGAACAGCTTCGCACTGGCGCGTACCGTTGAATACTTCCGCATCCCTAGAAGTGTGCTCACCATCTGCCTCGGCAAAAGCACCTACGCCCGTTGCGGCATCATCGTCAACGTAACCCCGCTGGAACCGGAATGGGAGGGTCAGGTGACTCTGGAGTTTTCCAACACCACCAACCTGCCAGCGAAAATTTACGCCAACGAAGGCGTCGCCCAGATGCTATTCTTCGAATCCGATGAAATGTGCGAAACCAGCTACAAAGACCGTGGCGGAAAATACCTTGGCCAGACAGGCGTGACCCTGCCGCGGACATGAACGCCAACCAGTTTTTGAAAGCCGTTTCACAACTGCAGGGCTGGCGCGAATGCGCCTACCTATTGGCCCTTGCCGAGCGCGCCTTCCCCAACTACGCTCTGTTCGCAGACGCAGTAGGCATGAAAAGCGGTGGCAAAATGCGCCAACTGCTTGATCTTGCTTGGGGAACCTTGCAGCTGGACACCTCTGAAGCTGCGATCCCACAATTGCTTAGCAAACTCGAAACTCTAAGCCCGAACGTCGATGAATTCGATGCCTATGGTGTGTACCCGGCTTTCGATTTCTGTCAGTTGCTTGAGCAAGCCCTGCTGAATCGCCTGAACCCGAACAAGCACCGGGCAACCGACGCTTCGCAATTGGCCACCAAAACCGTCATGGACTTCGTTGAAATGTCGGAAGGTGAGGGTATGGACGACGACGAACTTATCCGATTGTTCGAACAGCATCCCGTGCTCAAAGAAGACAAAATCTTCCAGCGCGACACCGTGCTTGCTCTGAAGCGCCAGCGCGTGCCCAGTGAAGACTTCATTGAAGAGTTGCGAAACGACGCGTCGAACGAAGGTGTCAGCAATCTGGGTATCTCGCTCGATACCTGATTGCCGCATCCCGCAGTAGAATTCGCCTAAACCTCCTTAATCGCTTTTGAACGGATAAGAGACATGAAACTCTCTGCTTTTGGTCGTAAGTTCACCGCCGATGCCGGCATTACTTCACTGATGGATGACTTAGGAAATGCCATGGCATCTGGTGAAGATATGATCATGATGGGGGGTGGCAACCCCGGCCACATTCCTGAGGTTCAACAGAGAGTGCAGGAGATTCTGGCGAATATGGCCACCGATGAGAGTCAGGTGCGCCGCTTGGTGGGCGTCTACGATCCCCCTCAGGGTGAAAAACAGTTTATTGCCGCGTTGGCAGAGTTGCTGAACGAGGAGTACGGCTGGGGGCTGACGCCCGAGAACATCGCGCTCACCAATGGTAGTCAGGCAGCTTTCTTCATGCTGTTTAATATGTTCGGTGGTGAGTACGGCAACGGGCAGCGCAAGCACATCTTGCTACCGCTGGCGCCGGAATACATCGGTTATGCCGATGCGGGCATTGAGCAGGATTTGTTCCATGCCGTGCAGCCGGATATCTCGTTCACGGATGCCCACGAATTTAAATACCGCGTGGACTTCGATGCGGTTGAAGTGACCGGTGAAACGGGCGCTATCTGCGTGTCCCGTCCCACCAACCCCACGGGTAATGTCATTACGGATGAAGAGCTGGCTCGGCTGGAAGGTATGGCTCGTGAGCACGACATCCCGCTGATTGTGGATGGAGCCTACGGCACGCCTTTCCCGAGCTTGTTGTTCGTGGATGCAAAGCCCACCTGGAACGAGCAGATTATTCTTTGTCTGAGTTTGTCCAAGCTAGGGTTGCCGGCCGCTCGCACCGGTATCGTGATCGCCTCTGCGCCGGTTATCAAAGCCTTGTCCGGTATCAACGCCATCATGAATCTGGCAACCGGTAGTTTTGGTGCCATGTTGGCAGAGCCGCTGGTTAAGTCTGGTGAAATACTGTCACTGAGCCGTGAAGTGATTTGCCCGTTCTACAAGGCGAAAATGGAAAGAGCCGTTGAGGCATTTCGGGTGGCGATGGGTGAAGACAGTTGTCGCTGGTACATCCACAAGCCGGAAGGGGCAATGTTCCTGTGGTTGTGGTTTCCGGATTTGCCGATTTCAAGCCTGGAGTTATATCAGCGCCTGAAAGAGCGGGGCGTGTTGGTGGTGTCGGGCCATTACTTCTTCCCGGGCTTGCCGGACGATGACTGGAAACATCGCCATGAGTGTCTGCGGGTAACCTACTCCCAGGACGATGAGCAGGTTGCAAAAGGGTTGCGCATTATCGCTGATGAAGTGAGGGCGGTGTGGGCCGAGCACGGTGTCGCGGGTCAGTCTTGAACCCGCGCATCTTTCAGGCGTAACTCATATTCGCTGCCATCTGGCTCGACCTGAAGCAGGCGGGCCAGCAAATAATTTTGCTCCGGATCAAACCACATCAAGGTTTGGCGTTTGGAATCTTCTTCGCGCACCTTTTCCGCTTTCAGTGTTTTCATAGTGTGGCCGCGGTCGCTTAGGCTTTCTTCGGCAATAACGGCAAAGCGATCGGTGTCGTAGTCCCCTTTATCCAGCACTCGGTAAGCGAGGTCACGCTTTCCGGCCTTCAAATCCTGGTGCAACTGCAATTGGTAGCCCAAGGGGTCCAGAGTGCCTTCCTCTAGCTTCACCTCAAATGATTTGCCACGATATTTTCCGGTTGCTACGCCTTTTTGCCAGTCGAAATCAATGGACTGCTTCCGGTCTTTGATTAGAAAGCCAGACAGGCGGTAGCGGTAGCGTAAAGGGATGACGTGCCCGTTCTCCCATTTGAAAATGAGGGATTCATTGATGTCGGCGATGAAAGAATCAACATCGGTGCGGTACAGCCAAATGTTGTTGCCCTGAGCTGTGAGCGTGCGGATGCCTTGACCATTCAGGCTTACGCCTTTGGACATAGAGGCGGTGTAGCTGGCCTCGTAGGGGGTCAGTTCTGAGGTGGTGGAATTGTCAGTTGAAGCGCTGGCTGCGAGGCTAAAAAACAATAGCCCCGCGAGCAGCGAAAAAATTCTAATTGGCGCTTTACAGCTTTGCATTCGAAGGCCTCTTCACGGTCTGTGCATGTCACAGTCTAGCCGTTCTTGGTTCCGAGAGGATGACAATCTGTTCAGCTATCCGAGAGGCGCATGGGTCTCGGTAGCAGCGACCCGTCCAATTGAACGCCATCGGCTGCAAGCTGGATGCGACCTTCGCAGAACCAGCGCAGAACGATCGGGTAGAGCAGGTGTTCCTGCTGTTGGACACGCTCCGCCAGTGATTCCGGGGTGTCGTCTTCGTTTACCCGAATTTCGGATTGTGCGATGACGGGGCCGCCGTCTAGCTCTTCCGTGACAAAGTGAATCGAAACGCCATGAACTTTGTCGCCGGCTTCCAGCACCCGTTTGTGCGTGTTTAGGCCGGTATAAGCCGGCAGAAGCGAAGGATGAATGTTCAGCATCCTGCCCCGGAATGCGCGAACGAAATCGGGCGTCAAAATGCGCATGAAGCCAGCAAGTACGATAACGTCCGGATTGTGCCTGTGCAGCTCAGCCATCAGAGAGGCATCGAAAGCCTCCCGTGAATCCGACTTCGTATGATCAATGACGAAGGTGGGGATATTGGCTTGAGCTGCGCGCTCCAGTGCAAATGCACCGGGGCGGTTGCACCCAACAGCAATGATTTCCCCGGGAAAGTCTCGTTCACGGGTGGCTTCGATCAGAGCTTGCAGGTTGGTTCCGCTGCCTGACGCCAGAACAACAATTTTCGGTAGCGGCGCTGGGTCTGCCATCATGCTTTAAGCAGCCCTGGTGCGTAACGAACGGCTGATGCAGTGTCGTTGGAGTCTGCGTTTTCGATCACACCCACCTGCCACACGGTTTCACCCATCGCGTTCAGTGTGTCGATCGCCAGATCTTTTTGATCTTCAGGCACGCAGACAATCATGCCAATACCGCAGTTAAACGTGCGGTACATTTCTTCTGCCGCTACGCCGCCGGCATCTTTCAGCCACTGGAATACAGGAGGCAGTTCCCAGCTTTCCGTATCGATTGCCGCAACTGTGTTGTCTGGCAGAACACGGGGGATGTTTTCTGGCAGTCCGCCGCCGGTGATGTGTGACATGGCGCGAACGTCTACGTCACGAATCAGCTTGAGCAGGTTCTTCACATAGATGCGAGTCGGAGCCATAAGAGCGTCAGCCAGCGTGGTGTCGCCTAAAGGTTGGCTCAAGTCCGCTCCGCTTACTTCGATGATTTTGCGAATCAGCGAGTAGCCGTTCGAGTGCGGGCCTGACGAGCCTAAGGCCAGCAGTACGTCGCCGGACTGAACGCGGCTACCGTCAAGAATGTTTTCACGTTCAACAACACCAACGCAGAAGCCGGCGAGGTCGTAGTCATCGCCTTCATACATGCCTGGCATTTCAGCAGTTTCGCCGCCTACCAGTGCGCAGCCGGAAAGCTCACAGCCTCTGCCGATGCCTTCAACAACATTCGCTGCGATGTCGACGTTAAGTTTGCCCGTGGCGTAGTAATCCAGGAAGAACAGAGGCTCGGCGCCACCAACGATCAAGTCGTTCACGCACATGGCAACAAGATCAATGCCGATGGTGTCGTGCTTTTCGAGTTGCATGGCGAGGCGAAGCTTAGTGCCTACGCCATCAGTGCCGGAAACCAGTACGGGCTCTTTGTAGCCGGCTGGGATGGACACCATGGCACCAAATCCACCAAGGCCGCCGAGTACTTCGGGGCGGCGGGTTTTGGTCGCGGTGTTCTTAATGCGGTTGACCAGCTCGTTGCCGGCATCAATATCAACACCCGCATCGCGGTAGGTGAGGGAGGGCTTCTGTTCGCTCATGGAAAATAACCATTGGACTGTGGGTCTGGCCGCGGATTTTAACAGGTGCGCACGGGGGGGCCAACTGGTATTCCGCGATCCGGCCACTATTCGTTGGTTAATCTACGGTTATCACGTAGAGCGGTGGCTGGCTTGCTACTCAGCCGACAGGTGATGGTGTATCCTGTGCGCCAATCATGGGAACGGCAGGGTACTACATCTACATGACGAATTCAGTCAACGGGTATTCAGCGAAAATGAAGCGGGCGGTGCTGGTAACAATCGCGATGGTGTGTGCCTTGTTTGCAGGGTCGCCAGCCACAGCCGTTACAATTACCGGACTCTATAATGCGGATGTGCCGATCTCTGGCTCCAGCAGTTCGGGGGTTAAAGCGGGTTATGAGGCTGGGTTGCGTGAGGTGTTAGTGCGCGTTTCGGGTAGTCGGGACGTGCTAGAGCTGGAAGGTGTCGATCAGCTTTTATCTAAGGCAGAGTCTTTGGTGTTGGCGTACCAGGTTGGCGAAAGCCAGGGCCAGAGTCGCATGCAGATGAGTTTTGGCGCGGTTGGCGTGAACCGTGGCCTTGCTGCGCTCAATGCGCCGGTGTGGGGCGCTAATCGTCCGCTTACATTGGCCTGGATTGCGGTAGAAGATCGAGGCCAACGTCAATTGATTACCGCTAAAACCAGCGCTTCGGCACAGTCGGACGGTGCGGCTGAGTGGCGCGCGCATTTGGTGGAGGTCGCATCTGAGCGCGGGTTGCCGATGGTTTTCCCAGGCGAGGGATTTTCGGACGACCGCTCGTTGTTATCCGACTTGTGGGGCCAGTTTGTTGACCGCATTGAGGCTGCTTCCGAGGGGCAGGCATACGATGTGATCACCTTGATGCGCATTAGCCGTTCAGGAGGGCAATGGCGTGCGGGCTGGGTATTTGAAGGTATGGGGATGGACGCCAGTGAGCGTTCAGCCAGTGCAGGTACACCAAGAGAGCTGGCAGAAAAAGTTGTGGATCAGTGGGCAGAGCTCTATGCCGGCCGTTATGC is part of the Marinobacter sp. JH2 genome and encodes:
- the purN gene encoding phosphoribosylglycinamide formyltransferase yields the protein MMADPAPLPKIVVLASGSGTNLQALIEATRERDFPGEIIAVGCNRPGAFALERAAQANIPTFVIDHTKSDSREAFDASLMAELHRHNPDVIVLAGFMRILTPDFVRAFRGRMLNIHPSLLPAYTGLNTHKRVLEAGDKVHGVSIHFVTEELDGGPVIAQSEIRVNEDDTPESLAERVQQQEHLLYPIVLRWFCEGRIQLAADGVQLDGSLLPRPMRLSDS
- the purM gene encoding phosphoribosylformylglycinamidine cyclo-ligase, coding for MSEQKPSLTYRDAGVDIDAGNELVNRIKNTATKTRRPEVLGGLGGFGAMVSIPAGYKEPVLVSGTDGVGTKLRLAMQLEKHDTIGIDLVAMCVNDLIVGGAEPLFFLDYYATGKLNVDIAANVVEGIGRGCELSGCALVGGETAEMPGMYEGDDYDLAGFCVGVVERENILDGSRVQSGDVLLALGSSGPHSNGYSLIRKIIEVSGADLSQPLGDTTLADALMAPTRIYVKNLLKLIRDVDVRAMSHITGGGLPENIPRVLPDNTVAAIDTESWELPPVFQWLKDAGGVAAEEMYRTFNCGIGMIVCVPEDQKDLAIDTLNAMGETVWQVGVIENADSNDTASAVRYAPGLLKA
- a CDS encoding DUF2066 domain-containing protein produces the protein MTNSVNGYSAKMKRAVLVTIAMVCALFAGSPATAVTITGLYNADVPISGSSSSGVKAGYEAGLREVLVRVSGSRDVLELEGVDQLLSKAESLVLAYQVGESQGQSRMQMSFGAVGVNRGLAALNAPVWGANRPLTLAWIAVEDRGQRQLITAKTSASAQSDGAAEWRAHLVEVASERGLPMVFPGEGFSDDRSLLSDLWGQFVDRIEAASEGQAYDVITLMRISRSGGQWRAGWVFEGMGMDASERSASAGTPRELAEKVVDQWAELYAGRYAVSASSVADSPAVDVVVDGVSSLADYGNAVKALEGMTPVRAVGASRIRGERLTLEVAFSGELNQLQEYIALDPRFVAQNAEDATTIVQTTEVVQPAASVDQGEQEVEAEASEASGPAYQSLPEGDEQDAADAFESLYEVLYYRWQRTPGRGESNS